One part of the Quercus lobata isolate SW786 chromosome 7, ValleyOak3.0 Primary Assembly, whole genome shotgun sequence genome encodes these proteins:
- the LOC115951318 gene encoding AUGMIN subunit 1-like isoform X2 yields the protein MGDISLRKTGVEEKRAKVQKESKILLDFTRKAISRLTYLKRTLAQLEDDVAPCEAQMENWKTNLQVMAAKERQYLQQCANYKSVLNRVGYAPEISHGMLVEMDEHRKELEKKTKPILETLRSYQDLPPDKALAALAIEDKKRQYAAAEKYLEDVLHSALSTSE from the exons ATGGGGGATATTTCTTTGAGGAAGACTGGTGTGGAGGAAAAGAGGGCTAAAGTACAAAAGGAGTCCAAAATTCTTCTAGATTTTACTCGAAAGGCAATATCTAGGCTAACTTATTTGaaaag AACACTGGCACAGCTAGAAGATGATGTAGCTCCGTGTGAGGCTCAAATGGAAAATTGGAAGACAAACTTGCAAGTTATGGCTGCGAAGGAGCGGCAATACTTGCAACAGTGTGCCAACTACAAG TCTGTACTCAATCGTGTGGGCTATGCCCCAGAAATTAGCCATGGGATGCTGGTTGAAATGGATGAGCACAGGAAGGAGTTGGAGAAGAAAACGAAGCCCATACTTGAAACCTTGAGGAGCTACCAGGACTTGCCGCCG GATAAAGCTTTGGCTGCTTTGGCAATTGAGGACAAGAAAAGGCAGTATGCTGCTGCTGAGAAGTATCTTGAAGATGTACTGCATTCAGCTCTTTCCACTTCAGAGTAA
- the LOC115951318 gene encoding AUGMIN subunit 1-like isoform X1 gives MSESETKSGGSDATRISDVEKWLAARFGDAGKEVPDFEYTPRSVSYLHNLITISEAKEKSADIVAKDFRRKAAEYRSQAARIREILESVGLAQESLPSNVVGSAQVLANVSNLLNIRDTELSSFLVAMGDISLRKTGVEEKRAKVQKESKILLDFTRKAISRLTYLKRTLAQLEDDVAPCEAQMENWKTNLQVMAAKERQYLQQCANYKSVLNRVGYAPEISHGMLVEMDEHRKELEKKTKPILETLRSYQDLPPDKALAALAIEDKKRQYAAAEKYLEDVLHSALSTSE, from the exons ATGAGTGAGAGCGAAACGAAGAGTGGTGGATCCGATGCGACGCGAATATCGGACGTTGAGAAATGGCTAGCTGCTCGATTCGGCGATGCCGGCAAAGAAGTCCCCGATTTCGAGTACACTCCCAGAAGTGTCTCTTATTTACACAATCTCATCACCATCTCCGAAGCCAAAGAAAAATCCGCCGATATTGTCGCCAAAGATTTTCGCCGAAAAGCCGCCGAATATCGCTCTCAAG CTGCTAGGATCAGGGAGATATTGGAGAGTGTGGGGTTGGCGCAGGAGAGTTTGCCATCGAATGTGGTTGGATCTGCCCAAGTACTTGCAAATGTGTCTAATTTGTTGAATATAAGAGACACTGAACTAAGTAG CTTTCTTGTAGCAATGGGGGATATTTCTTTGAGGAAGACTGGTGTGGAGGAAAAGAGGGCTAAAGTACAAAAGGAGTCCAAAATTCTTCTAGATTTTACTCGAAAGGCAATATCTAGGCTAACTTATTTGaaaag AACACTGGCACAGCTAGAAGATGATGTAGCTCCGTGTGAGGCTCAAATGGAAAATTGGAAGACAAACTTGCAAGTTATGGCTGCGAAGGAGCGGCAATACTTGCAACAGTGTGCCAACTACAAG TCTGTACTCAATCGTGTGGGCTATGCCCCAGAAATTAGCCATGGGATGCTGGTTGAAATGGATGAGCACAGGAAGGAGTTGGAGAAGAAAACGAAGCCCATACTTGAAACCTTGAGGAGCTACCAGGACTTGCCGCCG GATAAAGCTTTGGCTGCTTTGGCAATTGAGGACAAGAAAAGGCAGTATGCTGCTGCTGAGAAGTATCTTGAAGATGTACTGCATTCAGCTCTTTCCACTTCAGAGTAA
- the LOC115951512 gene encoding uncharacterized protein LOC115951512, translating to MVVLWNLWRRRNNLRLGKPTIPLDKVLEHSWEQRFESHSSPLTSTTPTTKQPARWTPPPDHWYKLNFDGATFADKDTAGIGIMVRNSDGLVMASLAQQIPLPPSVIEVETLAARRALEFALELGFERIILEGDSESLDNALKMECRNFTMYGHLVQDIIFLSTHLSEFKISLVRRQGNNLAHSLARKSQFLSHMSVWMEDVPPDLLSVLEADFTSLQ from the coding sequence ATGGTGGTATTATGGAACTTGTGGAGGCGTAGGAATAACCTTCGCTTGGGCAAACCTACAATACCTCTCGATAAGGTATTGGAGCACTCTTGGGAGCAACGGTTTGAGTCCCACTCCAGCCCCTTAACATCAACAACGCCGACGACAAAGCAACCAGCTAGGTGGACACCGCCTCCGGATCATTGGTACAAACTAAACTTCGACGGTGCCACATTTGCCGACAAAGACACAGCAGGAATTGGGATCATGGTGCGCAACAGTGATGGCCTCGTCATGGCATCCCTCGCTCAACAAATCCCACTGCCACCTTCAGTTATAGAAGTCGAGACCCTAGCTGCAAGACGGGCTCTGGAGTTTGCTTTGGAGCTGGGTTTTGAGCGGATTATTCTGGAAGGAGATTCGGAGTCTTTGGATAATGCCTTGAAGATGGAGTGCAGGAACTTTACAATGTATGGACATCTAGTGCAAGATATTATTTTCCTCAGTACACACCTGTCTGAGTTTAAAATATCTCTCGTACGTAGACAGGGTAATAATTTAGCGCACTCTTTAGCAagaaaatcacaatttttatcacataTGTCAGTCTGGATGGAAGATGTACCACCAGACCTTTTATCTGTACTTGAGGCTGATTTCACTAGCCTTCAGTAA